A genome region from Lytechinus pictus isolate F3 Inbred chromosome 16, Lp3.0, whole genome shotgun sequence includes the following:
- the LOC129279301 gene encoding U2 snRNP-associated SURP motif-containing protein-like isoform X1 — protein sequence MAGLAPGTAKNISKTKLQAFSIGQMNLTKKKSKRIEDELKKKEQEKETAKIFEEFVASFEEAPSTSKSFVRGNTINPETRVEKSDRKTGKLYKPTSKIAESVYAKQQRAIEEAQKARAESQKAKLKKEKEREKQKKSNLELFKEELRVLQKEREERHKLRKERGDEDDYDEPILPTPPSSSAGSASEIRLPAGIEEYNYGSHDYGDPNTTNIFLGSINPKMNEEMLCKEFVQYGPLASVKIMWPRTDAERQRNRNCGFVAFMNRRDAERAMRALNGKEIMNYEMKLGWGKAVVLPPHPVYIPEAMMELTMPPPPSGLPFNSQLKKSSKREAPALPPPGIALTLEEEQDLQETLKEAVVKVVIPTERALLQIIHRMIEFVVNEGPMFEAMIMNREINNPMFRFLFDNQTPAHVYYRWKLFSILQGDSITKWSTDEFLMFKDGSVWRPPPINPYQQGMPDALAPKHALNKAPLPPPDLPKKKMLTNHQRDKLEDLLRAITMDRYKIGETMVYCLDHADSAEEIVECIAESLAIIETPLPKKIGRFFLVSDILFNSSTKVTNASFFRKFFENYLPVMMQDVREAYRSIQQRLKAEQFKQRVMACFRSWNDWAVYPNDFLVRLQNIFLGFLDHDSAKEDIQIKDPEALAQPEVDLDGIPVDEAKKTKVDAADFDGLPLEDEQDFDGAPIPTEGAEDLDGAPLDGDPIDGAPMDGAPIDGAPIDGAPIQDDDDQRSLTSSGGLKSDESKGFKVAPSKWETVDSSLLEAQAMTTSKWETLAEEEDEVEEQEEQNEEEEMEERDENGEDGDDSVQSLATDFYKSSEMNEIKRAKLREIEVKVMKFQDDVESGRRGRKKDMTLQEQVERYRHKLMQKEKEKEAERQRSKNKDRERDRLKEFERARERERERFTKELEGSSGEEEMMPIPSSRRDRDRKRRRSRTRSRSRSPSIRRSTSRKGSPDSLSVLREYSDSPSSRSHRSGSHSPKRTPSHRSRSPKKSRRSRSRSPRRRRSPSPGRRLQRSRSRSPHRRSSHKKKSKH from the exons ATGGCGGGCCTCGCTCCTGGAACGGCGAAG AATATTTCCAAGACCAAGCTTCAGGCCTTCAGCATTGGTCAGATGAACTTGACCAAAAAGAAGTCCAAAAGAATAGAAGATGAACTCAAGAAAAAG GAACAAGAGAAAGAAACTGCCAAAATCTTTGAGGAGTTTGTTGCTTCCTTTGAGGAAGCACCGTCGACATCAAAGTCATTCGTCAGAGGAAATACAATTAATCCAGAAACAAGAG TTGAAAAGTCAGATCGCAAGACTGGTAAGCTCTACAAACCAACTTCAAAGATTGCCGAGTCTGTTTACGCTAAACAACAGAGGGCGATAGAGGAAGCGCAGAAAGCTAGAGCAGAAAGTCAA AAAGCCAAGttgaagaaagagaaggagagagaaaaacagaAGAAGAGTAACTTGGAACTTTTCAAAGAAGAATTGAGAGT ACTCCAAAAAGAGAGGGAAGAGAGGCATAAATTGAGAAAGGAAAGGGGGGATGAAGATGATTACGATGAACCTATTCTGCCTACGCCGCCCAGCAGCTCAGCTGGATCTGCTTCTGAAATCAGACTGCCAG CAGGGATTGAGGAGTATAATTACGGGTCACATGACTACGGAGATCCTAATACAACAAACATCTTCCTTGGGAGTATCAACCCAAAG ATGAACGAGGAGATGCTATGTAAGGAGTTTGTTCAGTACGGTCCTCTGGCAAGCGTCAAGATCATGTGGCCTAGGACAGACGCTGAGAGGCAAAGGAATAGGAACTGTGGTTTCGTGGCCTTTATGAATCGCCGGGATGCTGAGCGGGCCATGAGAGCCCTGAATG GCAAAGAAATCATGAACTACGAGATGAAGCTCGGGTGGGGCAAGGCAGTGGTCCTGCCACCCCACCCCGTCTACATCCCGGAGGCCATGATGGAACTCACCATGCCCCCGCCCCCGTCCGGCCTACCCTTCAACTCCCAACTCAAGAAGAGCTCCAAGCGAGAAGCCCCCGCGCTGCCACCCCCGGGGATCGCTCTCACCTTGGAGGAAGAGCAGGATCTGCAAGAG ACCTTAAAAGAAGCAGTTGTTAAAGTGGTTATCCCGACCGAAAG GGCTCTGCTTCAAATCATCCATCGTATGATCGAGTTTGTCGTCAACGAGGGTCCCATGTTTGAGGCGATGATTATGAACAGAGAGATAAATAACCCCATGTTCAG ATTCCTGTTTGACAACCAGACGCCAGCTCATGTTTACTACAGGTGGAAACTGTTCTCTATACTTCAG GGCGATTCCATAACCAAATGGTCAACGGATGAGTTTCTCATGTTCAAAGATGGCTCAGTATGGAGACCGCCCCCTATCAATCCATACCAGCAAGGTATGCCAGACGCCCTGGCACCGAAGCACGCCCTCAACAAAGCTCCTCTTCCACCGCCTGATCtcccaaagaaaaaaatgctcACAAATCA TCAAAGGGATAAGCTAGAGGACTTGTTGAGGGCAATTACAATGGATAGGTATAAGATAGGAGAGACGATGGTGTACTGCCTAGACCATGCTGACTCGGCAGAGGAGATTGTTGAATGTATCGCAGAATCTTTGGCTATTATAGAAACACCACTCCCTAAAAAG ATTGGACGATTCTTCCTAGTGTCGGACATCCTCTTCAACTCCAGTACCAAGGTAACCAATGCCTCTTTCTTCCGCAAGTTCTTTGAGAACTATCTACCGGTCATGATGCAAGATGTCCGAGAGGCGTACAGAAGTATTCAACAGAGACTGAAAGCTGAGCAATTCAAG CAACGGGTGATGGCTTGCTTCAGGAGTTGGAATGACTGGGCTGTGTATCCCAATGACTTCCTGGTCCGTCTTCAGAACATCTTCCTTGGGTTCCTAGATCATGACTCTGCTAAGGAGGACATACAGATTAAAGACCCAGAG GCCCTTGCCCAACCGGAGGTTGATCTGGATGGCATACCGGTTGATGAAGCCAAGAAGACAAAGGTTGATGCAGCGGATTTCGATGGTCTCCCCCTGGAGGATGAACAAGATTTTGACGGTGCCCCTA TTCCCACAGAAGGTGCTGAAGATCTTGACGGTGCCCCTCTAGATGGTGACCCCATTGATGGTGCCCCCATGGATGGTGCCCCTATTGACGGTGCTCCCATTGACGGCGCCCCCATTCAGGATGATGACGACCAGAGATCGCTCACAAGCAGCGGTGGATTGAAATCAGATGAGAGCAAAGGCTTTAAG GTGGCACCTTCCAAGTGGGAAACCGTTGACTCGTCTTTGTTGGAAGCCCAAGCCATGACAACATCAAAATGGGAAACTTTGGCTGAGGAAGAAGATGAAGTAGAAGAGCAAGAAGAACAAAATGAAGA AGAGGAGATGGAAGAAAGAGACGAGAACGGAGAAGATGGAGACGACAGTGTGCAGTCTTTAGCAACAGACTTCTATAAATCatctgaaatgaatgaaatcaagAGAGCAAAACTCAGGGAAATTGAG GTGAAAGTGATGAAGTTCCAAGATGATGTTGAGTCCGGTAGAAGAGGCAGGAAGAAGGACATGACATTACAGGAGCAGGTGGAAAGATACAGACATAAACTCATGCAGAAG gaaaaggaaaaggaagccGAGAGACAGAGATCAAAGAACAAGGACAGGGAAAGAGATCGGCTCAAGGAGTTTGAAAGAGCTCGTGAAAGGGAACGCGAGAGATTCACCAAGGAACTAGAGGGAAGCTCCGGAGAGGAAGAAATGATGCCCATCCCGTCCTCTAGGCGAGATCGCGACCGAAAGCGTCGCAGATCGCGCACCAGGTCGCGATCGCGGTCCCCATCGATCAGGCGCAGCACCAGCCGGAAAGGGTCTCCCGACTCGCTGTCGGTTCTCAGGGAATACTCTGACTCTCCGTCAAGTCGTTCCCATCGTTCAGGGTCACACTCTCCCAAGAGAACACCTAGCCACAGATCAAGATCGCCTAAGAAATCTCGCAGGTCAAGATCAAGGTCACCGAGGAGGAGAAGGTCACCTTCACCCGGTAGAAGGTTGCAGAGGTCAAGGTCTCGGTCCCCACATAGGAGGTCAAGCCATAAGAAGAAAAGCAAACACTGA
- the LOC129279301 gene encoding U2 snRNP-associated SURP motif-containing protein-like isoform X2, which translates to MAGLAPGTAKNISKTKLQAFSIGQMNLTKKKSKRIEDELKKKEQEKETAKIFEEFVASFEEAPSTSKSFVRGNTINPETRVEKSDRKTGKLYKPTSKIAESVYAKQQRAIEEAQKARAESQKAKLKKEKEREKQKKSNLELFKEELRVLQKEREERHKLRKERGDEDDYDEPILPTPPSSSAGSASEIRLPGIEEYNYGSHDYGDPNTTNIFLGSINPKMNEEMLCKEFVQYGPLASVKIMWPRTDAERQRNRNCGFVAFMNRRDAERAMRALNGKEIMNYEMKLGWGKAVVLPPHPVYIPEAMMELTMPPPPSGLPFNSQLKKSSKREAPALPPPGIALTLEEEQDLQETLKEAVVKVVIPTERALLQIIHRMIEFVVNEGPMFEAMIMNREINNPMFRFLFDNQTPAHVYYRWKLFSILQGDSITKWSTDEFLMFKDGSVWRPPPINPYQQGMPDALAPKHALNKAPLPPPDLPKKKMLTNHQRDKLEDLLRAITMDRYKIGETMVYCLDHADSAEEIVECIAESLAIIETPLPKKIGRFFLVSDILFNSSTKVTNASFFRKFFENYLPVMMQDVREAYRSIQQRLKAEQFKQRVMACFRSWNDWAVYPNDFLVRLQNIFLGFLDHDSAKEDIQIKDPEALAQPEVDLDGIPVDEAKKTKVDAADFDGLPLEDEQDFDGAPIPTEGAEDLDGAPLDGDPIDGAPMDGAPIDGAPIDGAPIQDDDDQRSLTSSGGLKSDESKGFKVAPSKWETVDSSLLEAQAMTTSKWETLAEEEDEVEEQEEQNEEEEMEERDENGEDGDDSVQSLATDFYKSSEMNEIKRAKLREIEVKVMKFQDDVESGRRGRKKDMTLQEQVERYRHKLMQKEKEKEAERQRSKNKDRERDRLKEFERARERERERFTKELEGSSGEEEMMPIPSSRRDRDRKRRRSRTRSRSRSPSIRRSTSRKGSPDSLSVLREYSDSPSSRSHRSGSHSPKRTPSHRSRSPKKSRRSRSRSPRRRRSPSPGRRLQRSRSRSPHRRSSHKKKSKH; encoded by the exons ATGGCGGGCCTCGCTCCTGGAACGGCGAAG AATATTTCCAAGACCAAGCTTCAGGCCTTCAGCATTGGTCAGATGAACTTGACCAAAAAGAAGTCCAAAAGAATAGAAGATGAACTCAAGAAAAAG GAACAAGAGAAAGAAACTGCCAAAATCTTTGAGGAGTTTGTTGCTTCCTTTGAGGAAGCACCGTCGACATCAAAGTCATTCGTCAGAGGAAATACAATTAATCCAGAAACAAGAG TTGAAAAGTCAGATCGCAAGACTGGTAAGCTCTACAAACCAACTTCAAAGATTGCCGAGTCTGTTTACGCTAAACAACAGAGGGCGATAGAGGAAGCGCAGAAAGCTAGAGCAGAAAGTCAA AAAGCCAAGttgaagaaagagaaggagagagaaaaacagaAGAAGAGTAACTTGGAACTTTTCAAAGAAGAATTGAGAGT ACTCCAAAAAGAGAGGGAAGAGAGGCATAAATTGAGAAAGGAAAGGGGGGATGAAGATGATTACGATGAACCTATTCTGCCTACGCCGCCCAGCAGCTCAGCTGGATCTGCTTCTGAAATCAGACTGCCAG GGATTGAGGAGTATAATTACGGGTCACATGACTACGGAGATCCTAATACAACAAACATCTTCCTTGGGAGTATCAACCCAAAG ATGAACGAGGAGATGCTATGTAAGGAGTTTGTTCAGTACGGTCCTCTGGCAAGCGTCAAGATCATGTGGCCTAGGACAGACGCTGAGAGGCAAAGGAATAGGAACTGTGGTTTCGTGGCCTTTATGAATCGCCGGGATGCTGAGCGGGCCATGAGAGCCCTGAATG GCAAAGAAATCATGAACTACGAGATGAAGCTCGGGTGGGGCAAGGCAGTGGTCCTGCCACCCCACCCCGTCTACATCCCGGAGGCCATGATGGAACTCACCATGCCCCCGCCCCCGTCCGGCCTACCCTTCAACTCCCAACTCAAGAAGAGCTCCAAGCGAGAAGCCCCCGCGCTGCCACCCCCGGGGATCGCTCTCACCTTGGAGGAAGAGCAGGATCTGCAAGAG ACCTTAAAAGAAGCAGTTGTTAAAGTGGTTATCCCGACCGAAAG GGCTCTGCTTCAAATCATCCATCGTATGATCGAGTTTGTCGTCAACGAGGGTCCCATGTTTGAGGCGATGATTATGAACAGAGAGATAAATAACCCCATGTTCAG ATTCCTGTTTGACAACCAGACGCCAGCTCATGTTTACTACAGGTGGAAACTGTTCTCTATACTTCAG GGCGATTCCATAACCAAATGGTCAACGGATGAGTTTCTCATGTTCAAAGATGGCTCAGTATGGAGACCGCCCCCTATCAATCCATACCAGCAAGGTATGCCAGACGCCCTGGCACCGAAGCACGCCCTCAACAAAGCTCCTCTTCCACCGCCTGATCtcccaaagaaaaaaatgctcACAAATCA TCAAAGGGATAAGCTAGAGGACTTGTTGAGGGCAATTACAATGGATAGGTATAAGATAGGAGAGACGATGGTGTACTGCCTAGACCATGCTGACTCGGCAGAGGAGATTGTTGAATGTATCGCAGAATCTTTGGCTATTATAGAAACACCACTCCCTAAAAAG ATTGGACGATTCTTCCTAGTGTCGGACATCCTCTTCAACTCCAGTACCAAGGTAACCAATGCCTCTTTCTTCCGCAAGTTCTTTGAGAACTATCTACCGGTCATGATGCAAGATGTCCGAGAGGCGTACAGAAGTATTCAACAGAGACTGAAAGCTGAGCAATTCAAG CAACGGGTGATGGCTTGCTTCAGGAGTTGGAATGACTGGGCTGTGTATCCCAATGACTTCCTGGTCCGTCTTCAGAACATCTTCCTTGGGTTCCTAGATCATGACTCTGCTAAGGAGGACATACAGATTAAAGACCCAGAG GCCCTTGCCCAACCGGAGGTTGATCTGGATGGCATACCGGTTGATGAAGCCAAGAAGACAAAGGTTGATGCAGCGGATTTCGATGGTCTCCCCCTGGAGGATGAACAAGATTTTGACGGTGCCCCTA TTCCCACAGAAGGTGCTGAAGATCTTGACGGTGCCCCTCTAGATGGTGACCCCATTGATGGTGCCCCCATGGATGGTGCCCCTATTGACGGTGCTCCCATTGACGGCGCCCCCATTCAGGATGATGACGACCAGAGATCGCTCACAAGCAGCGGTGGATTGAAATCAGATGAGAGCAAAGGCTTTAAG GTGGCACCTTCCAAGTGGGAAACCGTTGACTCGTCTTTGTTGGAAGCCCAAGCCATGACAACATCAAAATGGGAAACTTTGGCTGAGGAAGAAGATGAAGTAGAAGAGCAAGAAGAACAAAATGAAGA AGAGGAGATGGAAGAAAGAGACGAGAACGGAGAAGATGGAGACGACAGTGTGCAGTCTTTAGCAACAGACTTCTATAAATCatctgaaatgaatgaaatcaagAGAGCAAAACTCAGGGAAATTGAG GTGAAAGTGATGAAGTTCCAAGATGATGTTGAGTCCGGTAGAAGAGGCAGGAAGAAGGACATGACATTACAGGAGCAGGTGGAAAGATACAGACATAAACTCATGCAGAAG gaaaaggaaaaggaagccGAGAGACAGAGATCAAAGAACAAGGACAGGGAAAGAGATCGGCTCAAGGAGTTTGAAAGAGCTCGTGAAAGGGAACGCGAGAGATTCACCAAGGAACTAGAGGGAAGCTCCGGAGAGGAAGAAATGATGCCCATCCCGTCCTCTAGGCGAGATCGCGACCGAAAGCGTCGCAGATCGCGCACCAGGTCGCGATCGCGGTCCCCATCGATCAGGCGCAGCACCAGCCGGAAAGGGTCTCCCGACTCGCTGTCGGTTCTCAGGGAATACTCTGACTCTCCGTCAAGTCGTTCCCATCGTTCAGGGTCACACTCTCCCAAGAGAACACCTAGCCACAGATCAAGATCGCCTAAGAAATCTCGCAGGTCAAGATCAAGGTCACCGAGGAGGAGAAGGTCACCTTCACCCGGTAGAAGGTTGCAGAGGTCAAGGTCTCGGTCCCCACATAGGAGGTCAAGCCATAAGAAGAAAAGCAAACACTGA